In Synergistaceae bacterium, the sequence ACCCGGTGTGGCGCACTCTGGTTCTGGAGGCCGAAACGATCAAGATCACGCTTTCCGGCTGTCGAAGCTGTTCCTGGACGCCGCCGCCCCTTCAGGGCCGGGAATATCCCCCGTTTCAAATCGAGCGGGAAGAACTGGAGCGTCTGATGCGTTTTTCAATCCGGCGGGTGGTTCATCTCGTCAACAGACTCTGGGATCGTTACGAACCGGAGCGTCTGCTTCTCGTGGGCGGATCCAGCCGGATTCCTCTGCTGCGGGAGATTCTGGAGAAGGAAACGGCGGTTCCGGAACGCCTGAGTCTTTGCGCCGAAGAATCCATTGCTCTGGGAGCCGCGCTCTGCGCAAGCGCGGGGAAGGAGCGTCTGCTTCTGGACGTGCTGTCCAGCGACGTGGGATTCATACGAGGAGGAGAAGCCACCGTTCTGATCGCGGCGGGGACGCCTCTCCCGTTTTCGGCGAAGGCCTCCTTTGTCCCGAAGCGCTCGGAAAAGGCGAGTCTGTCGATTTTTCAGGACAGAGGCGATCTGAAGTCCGAAAGAGCGATTCTCTCCGCGGTGGATTTCGACGCCAGAGCGGGGGAAGAGGTGAGCGTCAGCTGCGTTCTCGACACGTCGGGACTGCTGCGGCTTTCTCTGGGAAACGGCCGGACGGCCATCGACGTTCCTCTCATTCCGCCGGGACAGAAGTCGAACGTGTCCCCTGAGGGTCGGCGTCAGCAGCTGCGCAGGCTGAAACTGCGCCTCACTCCGCTGGAGATACTGCTCTCCGTGTCCCAGCAGGACCGGCTGCACAACCTGGTGAGTCAGATAGAAAATGCTGGAAACGACAACATTCCGATCGAAATTTTGGAGGATCTTGTCAACGATCTGGAAGCTGTGTTATCCTCATGAA encodes:
- a CDS encoding Hsp70 family protein; the encoded protein is MSDLKDGVTIGIDLGTRNALCACVDEGGRPMLIRNRRGRFQTPSVVSWDNGWLVGEDAIRFSLLSDRPVWWDIKRRVGSGFRARCNGREYTAEELLVPLFSVLREDAEAFKGEFISSCVLAVPACFTLLQREALSRSAEAAGLHETRIISEPTAAALAFGGEGRFLVLDFGAGTVDVSVVESEDGVWQVLESTGATSVGGYDFDLALAEWLRERLCIAPLSREDPVWRTLVLEAETIKITLSGCRSCSWTPPPLQGREYPPFQIEREELERLMRFSIRRVVHLVNRLWDRYEPERLLLVGGSSRIPLLREILEKETAVPERLSLCAEESIALGAALCASAGKERLLLDVLSSDVGFIRGGEATVLIAAGTPLPFSAKASFVPKRSEKASLSIFQDRGDLKSERAILSAVDFDARAGEEVSVSCVLDTSGLLRLSLGNGRTAIDVPLIPPGQKSNVSPEGRRQQLRRLKLRLTPLEILLSVSQQDRLHNLVSQIENAGNDNIPIEILEDLVNDLEAVLSS